Proteins co-encoded in one Lysobacter solisilvae genomic window:
- a CDS encoding RHS repeat-associated core domain-containing protein: MDVLKRAGFAGFIAVVCFVSGLATPYSTARAQATTPQVQAPASPAAPTEAPTSIAAARLEAAARHMDRITRELRGRDEGGDTPDDLAVARKLRPHLAGLRSLDLVLQQAAAEDRADMDRLRTPSGMRQSFESDEARLREAAAAFRPLAERVEQAIASGSQAEADAALDQMAGTLARTDVTRRPAFDPATLRAQHVKREKRAPAQTKAELQEYLAVTSDAQPMAVAGTASAQMVGTQAIPELTQSEETSITPQIQALADELGHNPVRIYNWVHNNIDFVPGHGAIQGAGLTLRSRQGNATDINSLLVSMLRASGIPARFVYGTVDVPIARAVSWLRARNMNDALGLVQMGGIPSTLMMMNGQPHALRLQHMWVEAFIDFTPSRGAINREPDAWIPMDASFKQYQLASQPLDVLGLGQWNTQTAVDALKDGAQFNADGSFTGLNTTAYTNYRNTVVERIAQSTDLTGLNDPEVGLGKYAIVPHQLPVISGTLPFAVSAARTRYAALPASLKYYMDVQLFATQRDIAYENPMMSVRVATVALGGQSLYINPKPASAEQELALRNYESSNSASLPLGSFSVIPQVKLGDQVLAEAGAMAMGTPQFWVAGIVDLQGHISGTWEPYEFAAGSHINLTPDLGGMTPELAYSFAQDTGEEASQTVDRALHLAGIQYWLLNDSRAHIEARGAGGHFLRAPSVGVFAMPLQVRYFFGIPRSGSFGGFATDIKADRVGIVHEDPAMYRHIAQKIGANGSLAEGLTWDLLLSGQPGRSLSASSILTWANRSKVPIHAITAENVAAILPKLQTTQDVKSEIANSVAAGMIVIVPEKEFSQGRMQAAGYVILDPDTGGGIYRVDGGLNGAINWGCIAKAVVLKVLCEKKFIQIVVTNLARFALGLAARTGLTALLSAVAPPLGVAFAIVNAVLIAVTIFQAAYEVTQWVRQIELGLIDLTPEEMAELGIKAINNYACNYLPGCLSAIPGMSAANDWVNSTFLGYESGAANGPTAGNPVSVGNGVKTQVEEDYEGNGPFPLAYVRTYVSFLPNGSPVGHKWGADYHQKLILPEDATAMEAPKAVMAQRKDGSWRQFNLSGGAYVANGDVSDRIERINDGLGRTTGWRLRTLDDVLEIYDADGRLLALEHRTGLRHALTYADGLLSAVADDFGRTLRFEHDPATRQVTAMIDPDGNRTTYTYADGALVAVTYPGNASRHYHYEVPGWPTLLTGITDESGHRYANWKYDDESRVVESSHAGGAERTTFSYSELETRVTDARNATRTFRFTRIFDTLRMTEMTDPCNGCGGSGSAAKVSYDGNGYPAQVTDNNGVQSQVRVNGRGLPESWTRALGKPEAQSVNITWHPTWRLPAVITETGATGTPKVTRLDYDDRGNLRQRTVSVDGQSRAWTFLVNDAGQVTREDGPRTDVVDVTEYDYDSATGNRVLVRDPNGLVTRYTDYDRHGRVLQMIDPNGLVTDHRYDPRGRLIESKLTLPGGGVEITGFGYTGYGALDRVTLPGGHWLQYTYDPAQRLVGVKDSRGNRVEYVLNAAGDRTRIDSFDRDDVLARTQHRVFNELGRLARAYGANEDDAVDYTYDDNGNTRFIRVPLHGTATEQQYDAVGRLMATVDPGQGTTQYRYDAQNNLRRVVDPRQLTTAYDYNGFNELQLVTSPDTGTTRYTRDAAGNVASRVDARNQQATFGYDAGNRLTSVTYPDETLGLAYDEATGGPGAKGRLTSFSDSSGRTRHMYDAQGRLLQTTQQLGSDANAAGRRTLEHAYANGQRSETVLPSGARLGYGYGTDGRVNLISVNGVAVVRDIEYFPFGEPKAWTTSAGRYERSFDMDGRIATHSRGASTGRVRYDSAGRIIETGETAAGRPEWRYGYDELDRLANASNLAAGGGSWTWTFDANGNRKSQESAGTIRNYSIDPVSNRLLAVDGASREYDAAGQLSLAGGQTWVHSARGRLIAVRLGAVPVAQYTYNAIGQRVCAATGGASCPSATATGSGYVQFAYDEDGHLVGEYTASGALATEHVWLGDTPVAVLKPAATAATFGGLTSGNAAVYFVHPDHIDTPRVIVNAANTPLWRWDSGPYGDAPANENASGLGVFAYNLRFAGQRYDAVTGTHYNYFRDYEPETGRYVQSDPVGLKGGLNTYSYVGDSPVGSVDPYGLWKFSDIKTCQDLGRVTRARARSRLKPSGNCVYCGTAKATQRDHYWSVSDCWQSYQAGLISLSKCIYLINKNNLVGACGPCNRGKSDKDPTTYVPLPGFPTTSPYR, translated from the coding sequence ATGGACGTGCTCAAGCGCGCCGGCTTTGCTGGTTTTATAGCGGTTGTCTGTTTCGTTTCTGGTCTGGCCACGCCGTATTCCACGGCCCGCGCACAGGCCACGACTCCCCAGGTCCAGGCCCCGGCATCGCCCGCGGCGCCGACGGAAGCGCCGACCAGCATCGCTGCGGCCCGCCTGGAGGCGGCCGCCCGGCACATGGACCGCATCACCCGCGAGCTGCGCGGGCGGGACGAAGGCGGCGACACGCCCGATGACCTCGCCGTGGCGCGCAAGCTGCGCCCGCACCTGGCCGGCCTGCGCAGCCTGGACCTGGTCCTGCAGCAGGCCGCGGCCGAAGACCGCGCCGACATGGATCGCCTGCGCACGCCGTCCGGCATGCGCCAGAGCTTCGAGAGCGACGAGGCCCGCCTGCGCGAGGCCGCGGCGGCATTCCGCCCACTGGCCGAGCGCGTCGAGCAGGCAATCGCCTCGGGCAGCCAGGCCGAGGCCGACGCCGCCCTGGACCAGATGGCCGGCACGCTGGCCCGCACCGACGTCACCCGCCGGCCGGCCTTCGATCCGGCCACCCTGCGCGCCCAGCACGTCAAGCGCGAGAAGCGCGCTCCGGCACAGACCAAGGCCGAACTGCAGGAATACCTCGCGGTCACCAGCGACGCGCAGCCCATGGCCGTCGCGGGCACCGCGTCCGCCCAGATGGTGGGCACGCAGGCCATCCCGGAACTCACGCAGAGCGAGGAAACCAGCATCACGCCGCAGATCCAGGCGCTGGCGGACGAGCTGGGCCACAACCCGGTCCGCATCTACAACTGGGTCCACAACAACATCGATTTCGTGCCGGGCCACGGCGCGATCCAGGGCGCCGGCCTCACCCTGCGCAGCCGCCAGGGCAACGCCACCGACATCAACAGCCTGCTGGTGTCGATGCTGCGCGCCTCGGGTATTCCCGCGCGTTTCGTCTACGGCACCGTCGATGTGCCGATCGCCCGTGCGGTGTCGTGGCTGCGCGCGCGCAACATGAACGACGCGCTGGGCCTGGTGCAGATGGGCGGCATCCCCAGCACGCTGATGATGATGAACGGCCAGCCGCACGCGCTGCGGCTGCAGCACATGTGGGTCGAGGCCTTCATCGACTTCACCCCGTCGCGCGGCGCGATCAACCGCGAGCCCGACGCGTGGATCCCGATGGACGCCAGCTTCAAGCAGTACCAGCTGGCCTCGCAGCCACTGGACGTGCTGGGCCTTGGCCAATGGAACACGCAGACGGCGGTTGACGCGCTCAAGGACGGCGCGCAGTTCAACGCCGACGGCTCCTTCACCGGCCTCAACACGACCGCGTACACGAACTACCGCAACACCGTGGTCGAGCGCATCGCGCAGTCCACCGACCTCACGGGCCTGAACGACCCCGAGGTCGGCCTGGGCAAGTACGCCATCGTGCCGCACCAGCTGCCGGTGATCAGCGGCACGCTGCCGTTCGCTGTGAGCGCCGCACGCACGCGCTATGCCGCGTTGCCGGCGAGCCTGAAGTACTACATGGACGTGCAGCTGTTCGCCACGCAGCGCGACATCGCGTACGAGAATCCGATGATGTCGGTGCGCGTGGCCACGGTCGCGCTGGGTGGGCAGTCGCTGTACATCAACCCCAAGCCGGCGAGCGCTGAACAGGAACTGGCGCTGCGCAACTACGAGAGCAGCAACTCGGCATCGCTGCCGCTGGGATCGTTCAGTGTCATTCCGCAGGTGAAGCTCGGCGACCAGGTGCTGGCGGAAGCCGGCGCGATGGCGATGGGCACGCCGCAGTTCTGGGTAGCAGGCATCGTCGACCTGCAGGGCCATATCTCCGGTACCTGGGAGCCCTATGAGTTCGCCGCCGGCTCGCACATCAACCTGACGCCCGACCTTGGCGGGATGACGCCGGAACTGGCCTACAGCTTCGCCCAGGACACGGGGGAAGAGGCCAGCCAAACGGTCGACCGCGCCCTGCACCTGGCGGGCATCCAGTACTGGCTGCTCAACGACAGCCGCGCGCACATCGAGGCGCGTGGCGCCGGCGGACACTTCCTGCGGGCGCCTTCGGTCGGCGTGTTCGCGATGCCGCTGCAGGTCCGTTATTTCTTCGGGATCCCGCGTAGCGGATCGTTCGGCGGCTTCGCCACCGACATCAAGGCCGACCGCGTGGGCATCGTCCACGAAGACCCGGCGATGTACCGCCACATCGCGCAGAAGATCGGCGCGAACGGCTCGCTGGCCGAAGGCCTGACCTGGGACCTGCTGCTCAGCGGGCAGCCGGGCCGCTCGCTCTCGGCGTCGAGCATCCTGACCTGGGCCAACCGCAGCAAGGTGCCGATCCACGCGATCACGGCAGAGAACGTCGCCGCGATCCTGCCCAAGCTCCAGACCACCCAGGACGTCAAGTCGGAGATCGCCAATTCGGTGGCCGCCGGCATGATCGTCATCGTCCCGGAGAAGGAGTTCTCGCAGGGGCGCATGCAGGCTGCGGGCTACGTCATCCTCGACCCGGACACCGGCGGCGGCATCTACCGCGTCGACGGCGGCCTCAACGGCGCCATCAACTGGGGCTGCATCGCCAAGGCGGTGGTGCTCAAGGTGCTGTGCGAGAAGAAGTTCATCCAGATCGTGGTCACCAACCTCGCCAGGTTCGCGCTGGGCCTGGCCGCGCGTACGGGTCTGACCGCGCTGCTTTCCGCGGTTGCTCCTCCGCTGGGTGTTGCATTCGCGATCGTCAACGCCGTGCTGATCGCGGTGACGATCTTCCAGGCGGCGTACGAGGTCACGCAGTGGGTCAGGCAGATCGAACTGGGCCTGATCGACCTGACGCCCGAGGAAATGGCGGAGCTGGGCATCAAGGCGATCAACAACTACGCCTGCAACTACCTGCCTGGATGCCTCAGCGCGATTCCTGGCATGTCGGCCGCGAACGACTGGGTGAATTCCACGTTCCTGGGCTACGAGTCCGGGGCAGCGAACGGCCCCACCGCGGGCAACCCCGTCTCGGTCGGCAATGGCGTCAAGACGCAGGTGGAAGAGGATTACGAGGGCAACGGTCCATTCCCTCTGGCCTACGTGCGGACCTACGTCAGCTTCCTGCCCAACGGCTCGCCTGTTGGCCACAAGTGGGGAGCGGACTACCACCAGAAGCTGATCCTGCCCGAAGACGCCACCGCGATGGAGGCGCCCAAGGCTGTTATGGCGCAGCGCAAGGACGGCAGCTGGCGTCAGTTCAACCTGAGCGGCGGTGCCTATGTCGCCAACGGTGACGTGTCCGACCGCATCGAGCGCATCAACGACGGCCTGGGTCGCACCACCGGCTGGCGTCTGCGCACGCTCGACGATGTGCTCGAGATCTACGATGCCGACGGCAGGCTGCTGGCCCTGGAGCACCGCACTGGCCTTCGGCATGCACTGACCTATGCAGACGGCCTGCTCTCGGCGGTCGCCGACGACTTCGGCCGTACCCTGCGCTTCGAGCATGACCCGGCTACGCGCCAGGTCACGGCAATGATCGACCCGGACGGCAACCGCACCACCTACACCTACGCCGACGGCGCGCTCGTGGCCGTGACCTATCCGGGCAACGCATCGCGCCACTACCACTATGAAGTTCCCGGCTGGCCGACCCTGCTGACCGGCATCACCGACGAGTCCGGGCACCGCTATGCCAACTGGAAGTACGACGACGAGAGCCGTGTCGTCGAGTCCAGCCACGCCGGTGGCGCCGAACGGACTACCTTCAGCTACAGCGAACTGGAAACCCGCGTCACCGACGCGCGCAACGCAACACGGACCTTCCGTTTCACCCGCATCTTCGACACGCTGCGAATGACCGAAATGACCGATCCCTGCAACGGATGCGGTGGCTCGGGAAGTGCGGCGAAGGTGAGCTACGACGGCAATGGCTACCCGGCCCAGGTGACCGACAACAACGGCGTGCAGAGCCAGGTCCGTGTCAACGGCCGCGGCCTGCCCGAGAGTTGGACGCGTGCCTTGGGCAAGCCTGAAGCGCAGTCGGTCAACATCACCTGGCACCCGACCTGGCGCCTGCCGGCGGTCATCACCGAAACCGGCGCCACCGGGACCCCCAAGGTTACCCGCCTGGACTACGACGACCGCGGCAATCTCCGCCAGCGGACCGTCAGCGTTGATGGCCAGAGCCGTGCATGGACGTTCCTGGTCAATGACGCCGGCCAGGTCACCCGTGAAGATGGCCCGCGTACGGATGTGGTGGACGTCACCGAGTACGACTACGACTCCGCGACCGGCAACCGTGTCCTGGTCCGCGATCCGAACGGCCTGGTGACCCGATACACCGACTACGACCGGCATGGCCGCGTCCTGCAGATGATCGATCCCAACGGGCTGGTCACCGACCACCGTTACGATCCACGTGGACGCCTGATCGAGTCCAAGCTGACCTTGCCTGGCGGCGGGGTGGAAATCACCGGCTTCGGCTACACCGGCTACGGCGCGCTGGATCGGGTGACGCTCCCCGGCGGCCACTGGCTGCAATACACCTATGACCCCGCGCAGCGGCTGGTGGGCGTCAAGGACAGCCGCGGCAATCGCGTCGAATACGTGCTCAATGCTGCCGGCGACCGCACGCGGATCGACAGCTTCGACCGCGACGACGTGCTTGCCCGCACCCAGCACCGTGTCTTCAACGAACTGGGCCGGCTGGCACGCGCCTATGGCGCAAATGAGGACGACGCGGTCGACTACACCTACGACGACAACGGCAATACGCGCTTCATCCGCGTGCCGTTGCACGGCACGGCCACCGAGCAGCAGTACGATGCCGTCGGCCGGCTGATGGCCACGGTCGACCCCGGCCAGGGCACGACGCAGTATCGTTACGACGCACAGAACAACCTGCGTCGGGTGGTCGACCCAAGGCAGCTGACCACCGCGTACGACTACAACGGCTTCAACGAGCTCCAGCTGGTCACCAGCCCGGACACGGGCACCACGCGATACACCCGCGATGCCGCGGGCAACGTGGCTTCGCGCGTGGACGCACGCAACCAGCAGGCGACGTTCGGTTACGACGCCGGCAATCGCCTGACCTCGGTGACCTATCCGGACGAGACGCTTGGCCTGGCCTACGACGAGGCGACCGGCGGTCCGGGAGCCAAGGGCAGGCTGACCAGCTTCAGCGACAGCAGCGGCCGTACCCGGCACATGTACGACGCGCAGGGACGACTGCTGCAGACCACGCAGCAGCTGGGCAGCGATGCCAACGCCGCAGGACGCCGCACGCTGGAGCATGCGTACGCCAACGGGCAGCGAAGTGAAACCGTGCTTCCCTCCGGCGCGAGGCTCGGCTACGGCTACGGGACCGATGGTCGCGTCAACCTGATCTCGGTCAACGGCGTCGCCGTCGTTCGCGACATCGAGTACTTCCCGTTCGGAGAACCCAAGGCCTGGACTACTTCCGCGGGCCGCTACGAACGCAGCTTCGACATGGACGGACGCATCGCCACGCATTCGCGCGGAGCGTCCACCGGTCGCGTCCGCTACGACAGCGCGGGACGCATCATCGAAACCGGCGAGACGGCGGCGGGTCGACCCGAATGGCGTTACGGCTACGATGAACTCGATCGCCTCGCCAACGCCTCCAACCTGGCCGCCGGGGGCGGCAGCTGGACCTGGACGTTCGATGCCAACGGCAACCGGAAGAGCCAGGAATCCGCGGGCACGATCCGGAACTACAGCATCGATCCGGTGAGCAACCGCCTGCTGGCCGTCGATGGCGCAAGCCGTGAGTACGACGCCGCGGGCCAGCTCTCGCTGGCGGGTGGACAGACGTGGGTCCACTCCGCCCGCGGCCGCCTGATCGCGGTGCGCCTGGGTGCGGTGCCGGTGGCCCAGTACACCTATAACGCCATTGGCCAGCGCGTGTGCGCGGCGACCGGCGGGGCCAGTTGCCCCTCCGCCACCGCGACGGGCAGCGGTTACGTCCAGTTCGCGTACGACGAAGACGGGCACCTGGTCGGCGAGTACACGGCAAGCGGCGCCTTGGCCACGGAACACGTCTGGCTGGGCGACACCCCCGTGGCGGTGCTCAAGCCGGCCGCGACGGCGGCGACGTTCGGCGGCCTGACCTCGGGCAACGCCGCGGTGTATTTCGTTCACCCGGACCACATCGACACGCCGCGCGTGATCGTCAACGCCGCCAACACGCCGCTCTGGCGTTGGGACAGCGGTCCCTACGGCGACGCGCCGGCAAACGAGAACGCCAGTGGCCTGGGTGTGTTCGCCTACAACCTGCGGTTCGCGGGCCAGCGATACGACGCGGTCACCGGAACGCACTACAACTACTTCCGCGACTACGAGCCGGAAACCGGTCGCTACGTGCAGTCCGATCCCGTGGGCCTCAAGGGTGGGCTGAACACCTACAGCTACGTCGGCGACTCGCCGGTGGGTTCAGTCGATCCATACGGGCTTTGGAAGTTCAGCGACATCAAGACTTGCCAGGACCTGGGCCGGGTCACGCGCGCCCGCGCCCGTTCCCGCCTCAAGCCCAGCGGCAACTGCGTCTACTGCGGTACGGCCAAGGCCACGCAGCGGGACCACTACTGGTCGGTCAGCGACTGCTGGCAGTCCTACCAGGCGGGCCTGATCTCGTTGAGCAAGTGCATCTACCTGATCAACAAGAACAACCTGGTCGGCGCCTGCGGTCCGTGCAACAGGGGCAAGAGCGACAAGGACCCGACGACGTACGTGCCGCTGCCTGGCTTCCCGACGACGAGTCCGTACCGATGA
- the uvrB gene encoding excinuclease ABC subunit UvrB, which translates to MNEPTRPTAFELVSPYQPAGDQPQAIEKLIEGFESGLAHQTLLGVTGSGKTYTIANVVARVQKPTIVMAPNKTLAAQLYGEFKAFFPNNAVEYFVSYYDYYQPEAYVPSSDTFIEKDSSVNEHIEQMRLSATKALLERKDALIVCTVSAIYGLGDPNEYFRMVLHMVRGERIEQRELIRRLTEMQYTRNDTELRRATYRVRGEVIDVHPAESDAEALRIELFDGEIEQLTMFDPLTGETLRKLPRFTIYPGSHYVTSRRTVLDAVEAIKLELRERLEQLYAQNKLVEAQRLAQRTQFDLEMMAEVGYCNGIENYSRHLTGHMPGEPPPCLFDYLPPDALLVVDESHVTVPQVGAMYKGDRSRKETLVEFGFRLPSALDNRPLKFEEWEGRSPRAIFVSATPGPYELRHSEGQITELVVRPTGLIDPEVEIRPVATQVDDVLGEINLRVAMGDRVLITTLTKRMAENLTEYLGEHGVKVRYLHSDVDTVERVEIIRDLRLGKFDVLVGINLLREGLDMPEVSLVAILDADKEGFLRSTGSLIQTIGRAARNLRGKAILYADRVTNSMRAAIDETDRRRQKQVEYNLEHGITPRSVAKAVVDIMEGARADPEALKTKGRARKAAEEAAEYASLSPAQFAARIRALEQKMYQHARDLEFEDAASVRDQLRRLREAGFAA; encoded by the coding sequence ATGAACGAACCGACCCGTCCCACCGCTTTCGAACTCGTGTCGCCGTACCAGCCTGCCGGCGACCAGCCCCAGGCCATCGAAAAGCTGATCGAGGGTTTCGAGAGCGGCCTGGCGCACCAGACCCTGCTGGGCGTGACCGGCTCGGGCAAGACCTACACGATCGCCAATGTCGTGGCGCGCGTGCAGAAGCCCACGATCGTGATGGCGCCCAACAAGACGCTGGCCGCGCAGCTGTACGGCGAGTTCAAGGCGTTCTTCCCGAACAACGCCGTCGAGTATTTCGTCAGCTACTACGACTACTACCAGCCCGAGGCCTACGTGCCCTCGTCGGACACCTTCATCGAGAAGGACAGTTCGGTGAACGAGCACATCGAGCAGATGCGCCTGTCGGCGACCAAGGCGCTGCTGGAGCGGAAGGACGCACTGATCGTCTGCACGGTGTCGGCCATCTACGGCCTGGGCGACCCGAACGAATATTTCAGGATGGTGCTGCACATGGTGCGCGGCGAGCGCATCGAGCAGCGCGAGCTGATCCGCCGCCTCACCGAGATGCAGTACACGCGCAACGACACCGAACTGCGGCGCGCGACCTACCGCGTGCGCGGCGAGGTGATCGACGTGCATCCGGCGGAAAGCGACGCCGAGGCCCTGCGCATCGAGCTGTTCGACGGCGAGATCGAGCAGCTGACGATGTTCGATCCGCTCACCGGCGAAACACTGCGCAAGCTGCCGCGCTTCACCATTTATCCCGGTTCGCATTACGTCACCTCGCGGCGGACCGTGCTGGACGCCGTGGAGGCCATCAAGCTAGAGCTGCGCGAGCGCCTGGAGCAGCTGTACGCGCAGAACAAGCTGGTCGAAGCGCAGCGCCTGGCCCAGCGCACGCAGTTCGACCTGGAGATGATGGCCGAGGTCGGCTACTGCAACGGCATCGAGAACTACTCCCGCCATCTCACCGGGCACATGCCGGGCGAGCCCCCGCCGTGCCTGTTCGACTACCTGCCGCCGGATGCGCTGCTGGTGGTGGACGAATCGCACGTCACGGTTCCGCAGGTGGGCGCCATGTACAAGGGCGACCGCTCGCGCAAGGAGACGCTGGTCGAATTCGGTTTCCGGCTGCCGTCGGCGCTGGACAACCGGCCGCTCAAGTTCGAGGAATGGGAAGGGCGTTCGCCGCGCGCGATCTTCGTCTCCGCCACCCCCGGCCCATACGAACTGCGGCACTCCGAAGGACAGATCACCGAACTGGTGGTGCGGCCGACCGGGCTGATCGATCCGGAAGTGGAGATCCGCCCCGTCGCCACCCAGGTCGACGACGTGCTGGGCGAGATCAACCTGCGCGTGGCGATGGGCGACCGCGTCCTGATCACCACGCTGACCAAGCGCATGGCGGAGAACCTCACCGAGTACTTGGGCGAGCACGGGGTCAAGGTCCGCTACCTGCACTCGGACGTGGACACGGTCGAACGGGTCGAGATCATCCGCGACCTGCGCCTGGGCAAGTTCGACGTGCTGGTCGGCATCAACCTGCTGCGCGAAGGCCTCGACATGCCCGAAGTCTCGCTGGTGGCGATCCTCGACGCCGACAAGGAAGGCTTCCTGCGCTCCACCGGCTCACTGATCCAGACCATCGGCCGCGCGGCGCGCAACCTGCGCGGCAAGGCGATCCTGTACGCCGATCGCGTCACCAACTCGATGCGGGCCGCCATCGACGAGACGGACCGGCGCCGGCAGAAGCAGGTCGAGTACAACCTGGAGCACGGCATTACCCCGCGCTCGGTGGCCAAGGCGGTGGTCGACATCATGGAAGGCGCGCGGGCCGATCCCGAAGCGCTCAAGACCAAGGGGCGCGCCCGCAAGGCCGCCGAGGAGGCCGCCGAATACGCCTCGCTGTCGCCGGCGCAGTTCGCCGCGCGGATCCGCGCGCTGGAGCAGAAGATGTACCAGCACGCCCGAGATCTGGAGTTCGAGGACGCCGCCTCCGTGCGCGATCAGCTGCGCCGCCTGCGCGAAGCGGGCTTCGCCGCCTGA
- a CDS encoding GspH/FimT family pseudopilin, whose amino-acid sequence MRLSRGFTLFELIAAMAVAAILLGIALPAFSHARAAASAGSVRADLAATLIDAVRHASVTGTEVIVCPSGGSLQCSGQTLWDAGWMAYADLDGDRSRDPGETLVDQVHAIDQRVHLRSTRGRTKLVFQPNGSNAGSNVTFTLCDARGTDYAVTLVMSNAGVMRTGTPTAQAAQDCMSGEG is encoded by the coding sequence GTGCGCCTTTCCCGTGGATTCACGCTGTTCGAACTCATCGCCGCCATGGCTGTCGCGGCGATCCTGCTGGGCATCGCCCTGCCCGCCTTCAGCCACGCCAGGGCTGCGGCCAGCGCCGGTTCGGTACGGGCCGACCTGGCAGCCACCCTGATCGATGCGGTGCGCCATGCGTCCGTGACGGGGACCGAGGTCATCGTCTGTCCGTCCGGGGGTTCACTCCAGTGCAGCGGCCAGACGCTCTGGGACGCGGGATGGATGGCGTATGCCGACCTGGACGGCGACCGCTCCCGCGACCCCGGCGAAACCCTCGTGGACCAGGTCCACGCGATCGACCAGCGGGTGCACCTGCGCTCGACGCGTGGCCGGACGAAGCTGGTGTTCCAGCCCAACGGCAGCAATGCCGGTTCCAACGTCACCTTCACCCTGTGCGACGCCCGGGGAACGGATTACGCGGTGACGCTGGTCATGTCCAATGCCGGCGTGATGCGCACGGGCACGCCGACGGCCCAGGCCGCGCAGGATTGCATGTCGGGCGAAGGCTGA